One segment of Streptomyces sp. NA02950 DNA contains the following:
- a CDS encoding alpha/beta hydrolase, whose translation MEKQMSHGTAPARPVLEPAAAELAEASAKPPFLYQMSPAEGRRAVDEAQSGPVPKPEVDEEWISVTGIPEGGVKARILRPPGVGGTLPVILYIHGAGWVFGNAHTHDRLVRELAVRVGAAVVFPEYDLSPEVHYPVALEQNYAVGQWIVAHGEGAGLDPARIAVTGDSVGGNMSAALTLLAKERGDLSLVQQVLLYPVTDAAFDTGSYEQFADGYYLTREGMRWFWDQYTTDPAQRAEITASPLRADPAQLAGLPPALVITGEADVLRDEGEAYAARLRAAGVPVTAVRMQGIIHDFLMLDALRDTNAARAALALAVDTLRNALHPA comes from the coding sequence ATGGAGAAGCAGATGTCCCACGGCACCGCCCCGGCCCGGCCCGTACTGGAGCCCGCCGCCGCCGAGCTCGCCGAAGCCAGCGCCAAGCCGCCGTTCCTGTACCAGATGTCGCCCGCCGAGGGCCGCAGGGCGGTTGACGAGGCGCAGTCCGGTCCGGTACCCAAACCGGAGGTGGACGAGGAGTGGATCAGCGTCACGGGCATCCCGGAGGGCGGCGTCAAGGCCCGGATCCTACGTCCGCCGGGGGTGGGCGGCACCCTGCCGGTGATCCTCTACATCCACGGCGCGGGCTGGGTGTTCGGCAACGCCCACACCCATGACCGGCTGGTCCGGGAGCTGGCCGTGCGGGTCGGCGCCGCGGTGGTCTTCCCCGAGTACGACCTCTCCCCCGAGGTGCACTACCCGGTGGCACTGGAGCAGAACTACGCGGTCGGACAGTGGATCGTGGCCCATGGCGAGGGGGCGGGCCTCGACCCCGCACGGATCGCGGTGACCGGCGACTCGGTGGGCGGCAACATGTCCGCCGCCCTCACCCTGCTGGCCAAGGAGCGCGGTGATCTCTCCCTGGTCCAGCAGGTACTGCTCTATCCCGTCACCGACGCGGCCTTCGACACCGGCTCCTACGAGCAGTTCGCCGACGGCTACTACCTCACCCGCGAGGGGATGCGGTGGTTCTGGGACCAGTACACGACCGACCCGGCCCAGCGCGCCGAGATCACCGCCTCCCCGCTGCGCGCCGACCCCGCCCAGCTCGCCGGGCTGCCCCCGGCCCTGGTGATCACCGGCGAGGCCGACGTGCTGCGGGACGAGGGAGAGGCGTACGCGGCCAGGCTGCGCGCGGCCGGGGTGCCGGTCACCGCCGTACGGATGCAGGGCATCATCCACGACTTCCTCATGCTCGACGCGCTCCGTGACACCAACGCCGCGCGGGCCGCGCTCGCACTGGCCGTGGACACCCTGCGCAACGCGCTGCACCCCGCGTGA
- a CDS encoding ScbA/BarX family gamma-butyrolactone biosynthesis protein, with product MIVREACGLSEPSGPTGRPLSWSRTVEREAVHRVSVAEVLLTDVRTLGDDRFEAAAQWPRSHPTFPHGGDGRHHPLMIAETLRELGIYLPTRYYAVPAGAHFLIRDLFYRLDPEAEPRAPHGATDITCHAAVTDLRTTPSGRFVSGMRLDIALSASGRRFAWAGGTARFLDGTSYAETRSAASGQTARRRLRAAVRPSPGQLAVPAARDVLVVRDGGVVYLDPADPRHPFFYDHWSDHVPGLVLLESARQAAALATDGTLTRPVACRLKAIRFTESYPPAVVECTSHGRTCVFRLRQAEMCTAVGVLQYL from the coding sequence GTGATCGTTCGTGAGGCGTGCGGGCTTTCGGAACCGTCCGGTCCCACCGGGCGGCCGCTCAGCTGGTCCCGCACGGTGGAACGCGAGGCCGTGCACCGGGTCTCGGTGGCCGAGGTGCTGCTCACCGACGTCCGTACGCTGGGTGACGACCGCTTCGAGGCCGCCGCCCAGTGGCCCCGTTCGCATCCGACCTTCCCGCACGGCGGGGACGGCAGACACCATCCGCTGATGATCGCGGAAACCCTGCGTGAACTGGGGATCTACCTTCCCACCCGGTACTACGCGGTGCCCGCGGGCGCACACTTCCTGATCCGCGACCTGTTCTACCGGCTCGACCCCGAGGCCGAGCCGCGCGCGCCGCACGGCGCCACCGACATCACCTGCCACGCCGCCGTGACGGACCTCCGCACCACACCCTCCGGGCGCTTTGTGTCCGGGATGCGGCTCGACATCGCCCTCTCGGCGAGCGGCAGACGGTTCGCCTGGGCCGGGGGCACCGCGCGCTTCCTCGACGGCACCTCCTACGCGGAGACCCGCTCGGCCGCCTCGGGACAGACCGCACGGCGCAGACTGCGCGCCGCGGTCCGGCCGTCCCCGGGTCAACTGGCCGTTCCCGCCGCCCGGGACGTGCTGGTGGTACGGGACGGGGGAGTGGTGTACCTGGATCCCGCCGACCCCCGCCACCCGTTCTTCTACGACCACTGGAGCGACCATGTCCCGGGCCTGGTGCTGCTGGAGAGCGCCCGGCAGGCCGCCGCGCTGGCCACCGACGGGACGCTGACCCGGCCCGTCGCCTGCCGGCTGAAGGCGATCCGCTTCACCGAGTCGTATCCGCCCGCCGTGGTCGAGTGCACCTCCCACGGCAGGACCTGTGTCTTCCGGCTGCGCCAGGCGGAGATGTGCACCGCGGTCGGGGTGCTCCAGTACCTCTGA
- a CDS encoding endonuclease I family protein has protein sequence MHVTRVNRWKSLALLAGVATLAVTAPAPATAEVTATSTPYDDTYYKDAIGKTGDPLKDALHTIISTDVTRLSYDEVWDALKKTDEDPDNSAHVILLYTGTSQSKNANGSGPDQWNREHVWAKSHGDFGTATGPGTDVHHLRPANVTVNSIRGNKDFDAGGSEVEGAPGNRTDDDSFEPRDQVKGDVARMVLYMSVRYEGDDDFPDLEVNDTAGNGSRPNLGRLSVLKKWNDEDPPDTFEKHRNDVIYDTIQHNRNPFVDHPEWVGEIWK, from the coding sequence GTGCACGTCACCCGTGTCAACCGCTGGAAATCCCTGGCCCTGCTGGCCGGCGTCGCCACCCTCGCCGTCACCGCACCGGCCCCGGCGACCGCCGAGGTCACGGCCACATCCACGCCGTACGACGACACCTACTACAAGGACGCGATCGGCAAGACCGGCGACCCCTTGAAGGACGCGCTGCACACGATCATCAGCACCGACGTCACCAGGCTGTCGTATGACGAGGTCTGGGACGCCCTCAAGAAGACCGACGAGGACCCGGACAACTCCGCCCATGTGATCCTGCTCTACACCGGGACTTCACAGAGCAAAAACGCGAACGGTTCCGGACCCGACCAGTGGAACCGTGAGCACGTCTGGGCCAAGTCGCACGGCGACTTCGGCACCGCGACCGGCCCCGGGACCGATGTCCACCATCTGCGTCCGGCCAATGTGACGGTCAACAGCATCCGGGGGAACAAGGACTTCGACGCGGGCGGGTCCGAGGTCGAGGGAGCGCCCGGCAACCGTACCGACGACGACTCCTTCGAGCCGCGGGACCAGGTCAAGGGCGATGTGGCCCGGATGGTGCTCTACATGTCGGTGCGTTACGAGGGTGACGACGACTTCCCCGACCTGGAGGTCAACGACACGGCGGGCAACGGCAGTAGGCCCAACCTCGGGCGGCTGTCCGTGCTGAAGAAGTGGAACGACGAGGACCCGCCGGACACCTTCGAGAAGCACCGCAACGATGTCATTTACGACACCATCCAGCACAACCGCAACCCGTTCGTCGACCATCCCGAGTGGGTCGGCGAGATCTGGAAGTAG
- a CDS encoding SigB/SigF/SigG family RNA polymerase sigma factor: protein MSATATRRRRHDDTPDTGGAFQRLSRLPSGPERDALREAIICAWLPVAKRLALRFRNKGENMEDLTQVASLALVKAVDRYDPDLGHAFPSYAIPVITGELKRHFRDYLWTLHIPRNIQEVRSRTRSARDALEQELGGRAPTVTEICLRTGMPQEDVKAGLEASASCTPLSLNAAVQGAEERLLAETVGADDAAIERVVNREALRVLISHLSEQDRYVLYLRFFAGLSQSQIGEILGFSQMHISRRLSRLYSELRQGLMAYA from the coding sequence ATGTCAGCAACCGCGACTCGCCGACGGCGCCATGACGACACTCCCGACACCGGCGGTGCCTTCCAGCGTCTGTCGCGACTGCCCTCCGGACCCGAGCGCGACGCGCTGCGCGAGGCCATCATCTGCGCCTGGCTGCCGGTCGCGAAGCGGCTGGCGCTGCGCTTCCGCAACAAGGGCGAGAACATGGAGGACCTCACCCAGGTGGCCTCGCTGGCCCTGGTGAAGGCAGTCGACCGCTACGACCCGGATCTCGGGCACGCCTTTCCCTCCTATGCGATCCCGGTCATCACCGGTGAGCTCAAGCGGCACTTCCGTGACTACCTGTGGACACTGCACATCCCCCGCAACATCCAGGAGGTGCGCTCCCGCACCCGGTCCGCACGCGACGCGCTGGAACAGGAGCTGGGCGGCCGTGCCCCCACCGTCACCGAGATCTGTCTGCGCACCGGGATGCCGCAGGAGGATGTGAAGGCCGGTCTGGAGGCCAGCGCCTCCTGCACCCCGCTGTCCCTCAACGCCGCGGTGCAGGGCGCCGAGGAGCGGCTGCTCGCCGAGACGGTGGGTGCGGACGACGCCGCGATCGAGCGCGTCGTCAACCGGGAGGCGCTGCGGGTACTGATCTCGCACCTCTCGGAACAGGACCGCTATGTGCTGTACCTGCGGTTCTTCGCCGGGCTCTCGCAGAGCCAGATCGGCGAGATCCTCGGCTTCTCGCAGATGCACATATCCCGAAGGCTCTCCCGGCTCTACAGCGAGCTGCGCCAAGGGCTCATGGCCTATGCCTGA
- a CDS encoding dienelactone hydrolase family protein, which yields MRSETARIAVDDALLVGDLAMPEHPVGVVAFAHGSGSSRHSPRNRAVAQVLQRADLATLLFDLLTEAEERVDAITAEHRFDIPLLGRRLVGAVDWLAGHPATTGLPVGLFGASTGAAAALTAAAERPDRVGAVVSRGGRPDLAGGVLNRVSAPVLLVVGGDDHEVLRLNEQAAAMLAAPHEVHVVPGATHLFEEPGTLEQAAEAARDWFARMARRPSRGARR from the coding sequence ATGCGCTCCGAGACCGCCCGTATCGCCGTGGACGACGCCCTGCTGGTGGGAGATCTCGCCATGCCCGAACACCCCGTCGGCGTGGTGGCCTTCGCGCACGGCAGCGGCAGTTCCCGGCACAGCCCGCGCAATCGCGCGGTGGCCCAGGTGCTCCAGCGGGCGGACCTCGCCACCCTGCTGTTCGATCTGCTCACCGAGGCGGAGGAGCGGGTGGACGCGATCACCGCCGAGCACCGCTTCGACATTCCGCTGCTGGGGCGGCGGCTGGTGGGGGCGGTGGACTGGCTCGCCGGGCATCCGGCCACCACCGGGCTGCCGGTCGGCCTCTTCGGTGCCAGCACCGGCGCCGCGGCGGCGCTGACGGCCGCGGCCGAGCGCCCGGACCGGGTGGGTGCCGTGGTCTCGCGCGGCGGGCGCCCGGATCTCGCGGGCGGGGTGCTGAACCGGGTGAGCGCTCCGGTGCTGCTGGTGGTGGGCGGTGACGACCACGAGGTGCTGCGGCTGAACGAGCAGGCAGCCGCCATGCTCGCCGCACCGCACGAGGTCCATGTGGTGCCCGGCGCGACCCATCTGTTCGAGGAACCCGGAACGCTGGAGCAGGCGGCCGAGGCGGCGCGCGACTGGTTCGCCCGGATGGCCCGCCGCCCGAGCCGCGGCGCCCGGCGGTGA
- a CDS encoding HhH-GPD-type base excision DNA repair protein: MHATLRLAQQPEADALLGRSPLALMIGMLLDQQVPMEWAFAGPYTIAQRMGSDELDAQEIAAQDPERFVELLSQKPAVHRYPGAMAKRIQQLCQYLVEHYDGDAEAVWRDADSGAELLKRLNALPGYGKQKAQIFLALVGKRLGAGPEGWREAAGGYGEEGAYRSVADITGPESLDKVRAHKQEAKRQAKRSAGK, encoded by the coding sequence ATGCACGCCACCCTTCGACTCGCCCAGCAGCCCGAGGCCGACGCCTTGCTCGGGCGCAGCCCGCTGGCCCTCATGATCGGGATGCTGCTCGATCAGCAGGTCCCCATGGAGTGGGCGTTCGCCGGTCCGTACACCATCGCGCAGCGCATGGGGTCGGACGAGCTGGACGCCCAGGAGATCGCCGCCCAGGACCCCGAGCGGTTTGTGGAGCTGCTGTCGCAGAAGCCCGCCGTGCACCGCTACCCCGGGGCGATGGCCAAGCGGATCCAGCAGCTGTGCCAGTACCTCGTCGAGCACTACGACGGTGACGCGGAGGCGGTGTGGCGCGATGCGGACAGCGGCGCCGAGCTGCTCAAGCGGCTGAACGCACTGCCCGGGTACGGCAAGCAGAAGGCCCAGATCTTCCTGGCGCTCGTCGGCAAGCGGCTGGGGGCCGGACCCGAGGGATGGCGCGAGGCCGCCGGTGGCTACGGCGAGGAGGGCGCCTACCGCTCGGTGGCCGACATCACCGGTCCCGAGTCGCTGGACAAGGTCCGCGCCCACAAGCAGGAGGCCAAGCGGCAGGCGAAGCGCTCCGCCGGGAAGTGA
- a CDS encoding ScbR family autoregulator-binding transcription factor — protein MKDGEHVQERAEQTRRSLLEAAASLFDERGYAGTSISDITHRSGHTSGAMYFHYTSKERLALAVVEEHFATWPALIEQHTAIDAPALEQLVRLSFAVARAFRDDIVVRAGARLWTERTLIEAPLPPPFVGWIDAVGKMLEQAQADGELAPHVDPQAAARTVVCAFFGLHTVSEALDGRRLVEDHLTDLWTLLLPSLQARPGATAELLAAARGTDPVPLRADDEAVGTDEM, from the coding sequence ATGAAGGACGGCGAACACGTGCAAGAGCGGGCCGAGCAAACGCGCCGATCCCTTCTGGAGGCGGCCGCATCCCTTTTCGACGAACGGGGATACGCCGGAACGAGCATCAGTGACATCACCCACCGGTCCGGGCACACCAGCGGCGCCATGTATTTCCACTACACGAGCAAGGAAAGACTCGCGCTCGCCGTGGTGGAGGAGCACTTCGCCACCTGGCCGGCGCTGATCGAGCAGCACACCGCCATCGACGCCCCCGCCCTGGAGCAACTCGTGCGGCTCAGCTTCGCGGTGGCCCGTGCCTTCCGCGATGACATCGTGGTGCGGGCGGGGGCCCGGCTGTGGACGGAGCGCACCCTGATCGAGGCACCGCTGCCGCCGCCCTTCGTGGGCTGGATCGACGCGGTGGGAAAGATGCTGGAGCAGGCTCAGGCCGACGGCGAGCTCGCCCCGCATGTCGATCCGCAGGCCGCGGCCCGGACCGTGGTGTGCGCCTTCTTCGGTCTGCACACCGTCTCGGAGGCGCTCGACGGACGACGGCTGGTCGAGGACCATCTCACCGATCTGTGGACGCTGCTGCTCCCCTCGCTCCAGGCCCGCCCCGGCGCCACCGCCGAACTGCTGGCGGCGGCCCGGGGCACGGACCCGGTACCGCTGCGCGCCGACGACGAGGCCGTCGGCACGGACGAGATGTGA